A segment of the Methanosarcinales archaeon genome:
TTGTTTGGTCGGCTTATTGATGTTGAACGCTTCAAAAAGAAGAGTGAGGATTCTGTCAGCCAGGAATTTCTTGATAGTTTGAACTTTTGCGGACTTGATGTTGAGCCATACCAATCCCAGATACTTGCTATTTCAGGGTCTGCTTCCGCTTTTATATTATTATTGGTGATGGATATTTTTCTCTTCAAATTCATTGTATTCGGCTCGAATACAATTATTTTCATGATCCTGACCACTCTATTAATACCTGCGGTCTTGTTGATATATCTCAGCGAATATCCGAAGATACATGCACGGTTCATGAAGATACATTCATTGGGTGACATCCCCGAGATCCTCTCATATATTGTCATGAGCATGAAATTGGTATCCAACATGGAACGTGCCATCTCGTTTGCTGCTGCAAATTCAGACCGTCCCTTAGCCAGTGATCTGCGAAAACTCATCTGGGATATGCATGTACGGGTTTACACAAGCATGGATGAAGCTCTTATTTCATTTGCTAACCAGTGGGGCAAGAACAGCGAATATTTTAAAAGGGCCCTGCACCTGGTAAAGAGCAGTACAAACGAACCCGATGAAGCACAAAGGATAATGACGCTGAACAAAAGCCTCGACATAGTGCTTGAAGGTACGAAGCACATGATGGAAGGGTTCGCAGCCCGTTTGAAAACACCCACATATGTGCTGTACAGTATCTTCATACTGATACCGCTTGCCCTGGTAGCACTATTGCCTGCCATGAGCATTGTGGGGGTGCGGATAGATACGGTAACATTGATACTTGTGTATAATCTTATCCTGCCTCTGGCCACTTTCTGTTATGCAGAATATATCCTGCTTCAACGCCCTGCAACTTTTCCCCCCCCTGATATTCCTGATGACCATCCCGGACTTGCTAATATTAAAAGCATCAAGCGCAGCATGATACTGGTATCATTGATTGTGTCAATTTTAATAGGCTCATCAGGATATCTCTGGCTGGCTAATGGTAATCTTTTTGGTATCGTTAGCACAGGTGCCATGACCGGTTACATACCGGCACCATTTTCGCTGATATGGGGCGCCACAGTGTTCATCACGATCTATACCATTGGGGTATATACTCCATATAAAAACATCAGGGACGGTATTAAAGAGATCGAGCGCCAGTTCTCAGATGCCTTATTCATATTAGGGCGGCGTATCAGTGAAGGCCGCTCTCCGGAATGGGCATTCATACAGACCTCCCAGACCATGAAAGGTACCCGTATCGGAGATGCCTTTCACGATGTTGCAGGAAATCTGTCGATAATAAGAACAACGTTAAAGGGAGCCATTTTCGATCCGGAATACGGTGCATTCAGGAACATCTATTCAGAAAGGGTACTTACCACCATGCGACTGTTCACCGAAAGTGTACATAAAAGCCATATTGCAGCAGGCATAGCCATCGTGAAACTGGCAGACCATTTAAAGGAGTTGCAGGAAGTGGAAGATAACATTAAACGTTCCCTGTATGATGTGACATCCACAATGAAATCCACTGCCATGATATTTGCACCATTGATAGCAGGTGTTACATTAGCTTTGTCAGAAGTGATCCAGAAGATACTACAGAATATATCTCTTGAGGCCAGCAGACTTCCACAGGATATAGGATTGGAAACTATAATGGCAGATGTAGGAGGAGGAATGGAACAAAGCATACATCCGGATATGTTTACTATGGTTATAGGCGTCTACATGATCATCTTAGTCATCATTCTGGTACGATTCGCTGGTGGTATAGAATATGGGGGGGATAAGGCGCAGTTCATGTATGAACTGGGTCACATATTGCCCGTTTCTATTTTGGTTTTCACCATTTCAGTTGTGGTTAGCCGGGTACTTTTTACTTCAATAGTGTGAATAAATTTCGCAAAATTTAAATATGTTCTATGATGTTGCTGAGGAAGAGGCAGGAGTATATGCATAAAGCTGACAATTTATTTCGAAATGATGAGAATGGTATGGAATTACCAATAAATATCGTAGTAATGCTTGTTGTAGGAATGGTAGCTCTTGCTGCTCTTCTGGCAATAATACCAGAGGCTAAGGAGAATATGGAAGTAGAACTAATATCTGTTCACAACAATAATGGTTCTAATGCCAATATCGAAAATGGTGTAAAGACATCAATAGATGTCGTAATGACCGTCTATGATCGTGATAATAATCCAGTGGAAGGAGCCAGTATAATCATATCAGGAGGAGGTAGTATGGGTTCTAACAAAACAGATGCCACCGGCCAGACAACTGTTACAGTTCCCGAGGTTCTAATTCGTATAAACCAGGATTCTATAGACCTCAAAATGGTTGCAAAAGCTAATGGATTCCATGATTATATAGATGAAACTGCTATCCTGCTAACCTAAACATGCTTCAGGATGAAGCAGGGGCCGTTGGCCTGCCAATGCGAATGGTTGTACTGACCATTGTGGGCATGGCAGGTCTAGGTGCAATGATAATTGTAATTGGGGATCTGAATGTAGTTCCCCGGAGCATCCACGGCGATATTATCGGCATTGAAAACAGTACAACTAGCAGCCTTTTACATGCCAATAACGGTACAAAAAACGTAACTGTTGAAGTTATTGATGTGGATGGAGACTCAGTAGAAAGGGCAACTGTGGTAATCTTCGGTCTTGACAGCTCAGCTTCCGGACTGACAGAGAGGGATGGGCGTGCTGTACTTGTCGTTGATACATCTTCGATCAAAGTTGTTGGAGAAGGATATTTAAAATTGGTTGTTAAAGCAGATGGATTTGCAGACTATCAGAATGATTATGCTTTGAAAGTGGTAGATGATTGACAAATTATTATGATATATCTGGCTGCCTGTTCGTAATAATAAATTTAACAGTCACTACAGAAGCAAATAGCACTGCCAGACATAACGGGAAATAGGTTGTTCGAATAATATCCCACCTGTCAGCCCAAATTAAATACCCTGTAACGATCAATGCAATTGAAGCCATTATTCCGGACAGTTCAATTGGTACTTTAATACTACCTATCGAGATCTTATTAAGATTCTCCTGACGCTGAATTCTAAGTTTTGCAGTTTTCAGTTCTTCTTTTAGTGCTGCAATTTCGGTTTGGTAAGTATTGTTTAATAAATCCAGTGAAGCAGATGCATCATTTTTGAGGGATTTCTGTACCTCGATAAGCCCTTCCATTTTATCATTTATGACTTGAATTTCCTGCTGTATCGAATTTATAGATTCATGATTCAGATCGTTTGATCTCACTGTTTCAAGATCCTTTGTTAGTCCTTCAATAATACTTTGACACTTTTGCACCTCGATCTGCAATTCCTGGATATCAGGATCTATAAACTGGTCTGGACCAACATTCTCAATAAGGGTAATCACCTTTCCATCTTTACTTGCGGACAATCTCCTCTCTACTGCACGCAGCCGCCGATCCAGGCTTCGAACACTTTGATCAAAGGATTCTATCCTCCCGTTAATATCGTAATTCTCCATATTCCCACCGATTCTGCCTTCTTAAACATCAAATAATATATACTTTGTTATCTTCTGTACTGGGCAGGTGGAAAATTGTGGAAAGATGAACAAGGTGCCGATACTATACCATTGAAACTGGTTGTCTATCTGTCAATCGTGGGTATAATAATAGTGATAGTAGCAATAGGTTTGAAAAATGCCCAACCACCTATGGATACTGCCATAATGGAACGACAGATTGAGGAAGTAAAGTCCTCTATTGAAATAATGCAAACTGGGTATTCCAGGCCCATCTCTGATCTACAGGCACCCACTGGAAATATCAGGAGTTTTGAACTTGTATTGCCTGACAACCTGGAATACATATCTTTTGGTGTGGACCCTGACCCGGATAATAATGGAATTCTCAAAGACACACCACCCGGACTGATCACAGATTATGATGATGTGGTTTATTTTAAGTTAAGATATACTGGAAAAATTCGGGTCAAACTTGATGATAATGTACATTTCAGGGAGGGTATATTGAATGATGGTCACTGGACTATAAACGAGCCTCATCAGGGAGTTGTGCTTACCGGTAATAGCCAGTCTGTGGTATTTGAGCTGGTAAATGATGGAGGCAATGTATATACAATATCCCACCTGACAGATGATTTCTATGCTTACATAAACCCGGATACTAATGTGGGTCTACCTCATGGAGTATTATTGTCAACAAGTCCGGTTTTAATTCCAGCCAATAATGAAACTGCCTCAAGGGTCACAGTCCAGATAATCGGTAATGATGGAAAGAGTGTCAAATCTGAAGGCCATCTCATCAACCTGACCAGCAATAAAGGACATCTGAGTAATGATCAAATAATTACCAGTTCCCACGGCAGCGGCAGTGTATTTATAACTTCAAACGAA
Coding sequences within it:
- a CDS encoding Ig-like domain-containing protein, whose product is MHKADNLFRNDENGMELPINIVVMLVVGMVALAALLAIIPEAKENMEVELISVHNNNGSNANIENGVKTSIDVVMTVYDRDNNPVEGASIIISGGGSMGSNKTDATGQTTVTVPEVLIRINQDSIDLKMVAKANGFHDYIDETAILLT